A window from Primulina huaijiensis isolate GDHJ02 chromosome 13, ASM1229523v2, whole genome shotgun sequence encodes these proteins:
- the LOC140990930 gene encoding 3-epi-6-deoxocathasterone 23-monooxygenase CYP90C1, with the protein MEQLPSWVFLNGVVVVLVILSSVVVFYVFQLLKNLGEDEREQKENEKAFVLPRGNRGWPLIGETLDFIASGYSAKPVSFMEKRKSMYGDVFRTHILGKAIIVSSDPIVNKTILQNHGNAFIPCYPKSITELLGKSSILQMNGSLHKRVHALIGVFLKSPQFKARITRDIERAVQHSLCLWSDKTDLIYLQNETKKVTFEILVRVLLSIEPGEEMNLLKREFEEFIKGLICLPINLPGTTLYKSLKAKKRLQEMVDKIIEKRKISLEKTEGNEKSPVDVIDALLRDVGESEEMQEHRLPLDFIGGNIIEMMIPGEETVPTAMTLAVKFLTDSPVALAHLVEENMEIKRRKDSSGQEYSWNDYMSLPFTQNVISETLRLANIINAVWRKALKDVKVKGYLIPKGWCVMASFSAVHMDELNYKNPYEFDPWRWKKIGDAMSTNVFTPFGGGQRLCPGLELSRLEISIFLHHLVTTYRWDAERDEIIYFPTVRMKRKLPITIVPLQH; encoded by the exons ATGGAACAGCTGCCAAGTTGGGTTTTCTTGAATGGGGTGGTGGTGGTGTTGGTGATTTTGTCATCAGTTGTGGTTTTTTATGTGTTTCAGTTGTTGAAAAATCTTGGGGAAGATGAAAGGGAACAGAAGGAAAATGAGAAGGCTTTTGTTTTACCAAGAGGGAATAGGGGTTGGCCATTGATTGGAGAGACGCTGGATTTCATAGCGTCCGGTTACTCTGCTAAACCTGTCAGTTTCATGGAAAAGCGCAAATCTAT GTATGGTGATGTTTTCAGAACACACATTCTTGGGAAGGCCATCATAGTCTCGAGCGATCCCATCGTGAACAAGACGATTCTACAGAACCATGGGAATGCATTTATACCTTGTTATCCTAAATCTATCACCGAGCTTCTTGGAAAATCTTCAATATTGCAGATGAATGGATCTTTGCACAAGAGGGTGCATGCCCTCATTGGTGTTTTCTTGAAATCACCACAATTTAAAGCTCGAATCACCAGAGACATTGAGAGAGCTGTTCAGCACTCCTTATGTTTGTGGTCGGATAAAACCGACCTCATTTATCTTCAGAATGAAACAAAAAAG GTTACATTTGAAATTCTTGTCAGAGTGCTATTAAGCATCGAACCAGGTGAAGAAATGAACTTACTAAAGAGAGAATTCGAGGAATTCATCAAAGGTTTAATATGTCTACCCATTAATCTCCCTGGAACAACACTATATAAGTCTTTGAAG GCAAAGAAGAGATTGCAAGAAATGGTggataaaattatagaaaagaGAAAAATCTCTCTGGAGAAAACAGAAGGAAACGAGAAGTCTCCGGTCGATGTAATCGATGCGCTACTACGTGATGTCGGAGAATCAGAAGAGATGCAGGAGCATCGACTACCATTAGATTTCATCGGTGGGAACATCATCGAGATGATGATTCCCGGAGAGGAGACTGTGCCTACTGCCATGACCCTAGCCGTTAAATTCCTTACCGACAGTCCTGTTGCCTTAGCTCACTTAGTG GAGGAAAACATGGAAATCAAAAGGAGAAAGGATAGTTCCGGCCAGGAATATTCTTGGAACGATTACATGTCATTACCATTTACTCAAAAC GTTATCAGCGAAACTTTGAGACTCGCGAATATAATCAATGCAGTATGGAGAAAAGCTCTCAAGGATGTCAAAGTAAAAG GTTACTTGATACCGAAAGGATGGTGTGTTATGGCATCCTTTAGCGCTGTTCATATGGATGAACTGAATTACAAAAACCCTTACGAATTCGATCCTTGGAGATGGAAG AAAATAGGAGATGCTATGAGCACCAATGTTTTTACCCCGTTCGGCGGAGGGCAACGTCTATGTCCTGGCCTCGAACTCTCGAGGCTCGAAATCTCGATTTTCCTTCATCATCTTGTTACAACATATAG ATGGGATGCTGAAAGAGACGAAATAATCTATTTTCCAACTGTGAGAATGAAGAGGAAGCTACCAATCACCATCGTGCCCCTACAGCATTGA
- the LOC140991745 gene encoding peroxidase 72-like — translation MVKSINFFVVWSLLALVPDFCFSLNTLGTGYLYPQFYDRSCPRAQQIVKSIVAKAVAKEARMAASLLRLHFHDCFVKGCDASILLDSAGSMVSEKRSNPNRNSARGFEVIDEIKSALEKECPHTVSCADIMALAARDSTVFTGGPSWEVPLGRRDSLGASLSGSNNNIPAPNNTFQTILTKFKLKGLDIVDLVALSGSHSIGNARCVSFRQRLYNQTGNSLPDPTLDQSYASQLRARCPKSGGDQNLFFLDFATPTKFDNSYFKNLLSSKGLLSSDQILVTKNQVSLELVKKYAMINELFFEQFAKSMVKMGNISPLTGSRGEIRKHCRKINS, via the exons ATGGTTAAATCTATCAACTTTTTTGTTGTATGGTCTCTGCTAGCTCTTGTGCCAGATTTTTGCTTCTCCCTCAACACCCTCGGTACTGGTTACTTATATCCACAGTTCTACGACCGATCATGCCCCAGGGCACAACAAATTGTCAAGTCTATCGTTGCAAAGGCTGTTGCAAAAGAAGCTCGTATGGCTGCTTCGCTTCTAAGGCTTCATTTTCATGACTGTTTTGTTAAG GGATGTGATGCATCCATACTTTTGGACAGCGCCGGGAGCATGGTCAGCGAGAAGAGGTCAAATCCTAACAGGAACTCAGCTCGTGGATTCGAAGTGATTGATGAGATAAAATCAGCACTTGAGAAAGAGTGCCCTCATACTGTTTCTTGTGCGGATATTATGGCTCTTGCTGCTAGGGACTCCACCGTTTTC ACTGGTGGACCTAGTTGGGAGGTTCCATTGGGAAGAAGGGATTCTCTAGGTGCCAGTTTAAGTGGCTCGAATAACAATATTCCCGCTCCTAACAACACATTTCAAACCATTCTCACTAAATTTAAGCTAAAAGGGCTGGATATTGTTGATCTCGTGGCATTATCAG GTAGCCACAGCATTGGAAACGCAAGGTGCGTCAGCTTCAGGCAAAGGCTGTACAATCAAACAGGAAACTCACTACCTGATCCCACCCTGGATCAATCCTACGCATCACAGTTGCGTGCAAGGTGTCCTAAATCAGGTGGCGATCAGAATCTTTTTTTCTTGGATTTTGCCACCCCAAcaaagtttgacaactcataCTTCAAGAATTTATTGAGTTCTAAGGGACTGTTGAGTTCAGACCAAATACTGGTTACCAAGAATCAAGTATCATTGGAGCTGGTGAAGAAATATGCGATGATCAACGAGCTTTTCTTCGAGCAATTCGCAAAGTCCATGGTTAAGATGGGAAATATTTCTCCATTGACAGGTTCCAGAGGAGAAATCAGGAAGCACTGCAGGAAAATCAACAGCTAG